The Shinella zoogloeoides genome contains the following window.
GCCGTGCTGGTGCGCCATTTCGCCAAGCCCCGCATTTCGGATTTCCTGCGTATCACCATCGGCACGCCGGAGGAATGCGACCGCCTGATCGCGGCGCTTGAGGACATCCTCTAAGACCACGCCAAACGCTCCCCTTCCCCAACTTGGGAAGGGGACATGTGGTGCAATTCTCCCGCTTGGAGCGGCAGAAACCTTCGCTTATCGTCCACCGGCAATCTCACGGTGGCCCATGACCGACCTTACACCTTACCTGCCCCAGCTCGCCGTCGCCTGGACGGCCTATTTCATCGCCACCGCCTCACCCGGCCCGGCGATCATCGCCATCATCGCGACCTCCATCAGCCAGGGCCGCCGCGCAGGGCTGGCGCTTGCCTCGGGCGTGCTGACGGGTTCCTATATCTGGGCGATCCTCACGGCATCCGGCCTTTCCGCCCTCATCCGCACCTATGGCGAAGCGATCGTCGTCCTGAAGATCGTCGGCGGATGCTACCTGCTATGGCTCGCCTGGAATGCGTATCGCGCGGCCCGCAAGAGCGAGGAAACCTATCGCGCGCAGATGGCCGCCCTGCCGGCGCTTTCGCCGCGCAAGCAATATCTCAAGGGCCTCGGTATCCACCTCACCAACCCCAAGGCGATCTTCAACTGGATCATGCTGACATCGCTCGGCATGCCGCCGGGCGCGCCGGGCGGCGTCATGGCAACCTTCATCGCCGGCTGCATGGTGATCGGGGTCTGCGTCTTTCTCGGCTTTGCGCTGGTCTTTTCACTCGGCCCAGTGCATCGCGCCTATCTGAAGGCGCGCCGCGGCATAGAGGGCGTGATGGCCGCCTTCTTCGCCTTTGCCGGTTTCAAGCTGCTGACGAGCCGGATCTGATTACTCGGCCGCCGCCTGCCCCTGCCCGTAGCGCTTTTCGATATAGTCGTTGACCAGCGCCTCGAATTCGCCCGCGATATCGGTGCCGCGCAGCGTCATCGCCTTCTTGCCGTCGACATAGACGGGGGCGATGGGAAGTTCCCCGGTGCCCGGCAGCGAGATGCCGATATCGGCATGTTTGCTCTCGCCCGGCCCATTGACGATGCAGCCCATGACGGCGACCTTGAGGCCCTCGACGCCCGGATACTTTTCCCGCCAGACCGGCATGTTCTTGCGGATATCGTCCTGGATCTTCTGGGCGAGTTCCTGGAAGACCGTCGAGGTCGTGCGCCCGCAGCCGGGACACGCGGCGACAACGGGAATGAACTGGCGGAAGCCCATGACCTGCAGCAGTTCCTGCGCCACCTGCACCTCGCGGGTGCGGTCGCCGCCGGGCTCAGGCGTCAGCGAAATGCGGATCGTATCGCCGATGCCCTGCTGCATGAGAATGCCGAGCGAGGCCGAGGAGGCGACGACGCCCTTGGTGCCCATGCCGGCCTCCGTGAGGCCGAGATGCAGCGCATGGTCGGAGCGCGCGGAAAGCATCGCATAGACGGCGATGAGGTCCTGCACATTGGAAACCTTGGCGGACAGGATGATATGGTCGCGCGGCAGGCCGATTTCTTCGGCAAGCTCGGCGGAAAGCAGCGCCGACTGGCAGATCGCCTCGCGCATCACCTGCTGGGCCGTGAGCGGCGAGCCCTTGTCCTGGTTCTCGTCCATCAGCCGCGTCAGCAGTTCCTGATCGAGCGACCCCCAGTTGACGCCGATGCGCACCGGCTTGTCGTGGCGGATCGCCGTCTCGACGATGGCGGCGAACTGGCGGTCCTTCTTGTCCTTGAAGCCGACATTGCCGGGATTGATGCGGTACTTCGCCAAGGCCTCGGCGCAGGCCGGATGATCGGCAAGCAGCTTGTGGCCGATATAGTGGAAGTCGCCGACCAGCGGCACGTCCAGACCGAGACGCAGCAGACGCTCGCGGATTTTCGGCACCGCCGCCGCGCTCTCGTCGCGGTCGACTGTGATGCGCACGATCTCCGAACCGGCCCGGTGGAGGGCGGCGACCTGCGCCACCGTCCCGTCGATATCGGCCGTATCCGTATTGGTCATCGACTGCACGACGACCGGCGCGCCGCCGCCGACGAGAACGCCGCCGACATCGACGCCGACGGACTGGCGCCGCGGCTTCGGTTCAAAATCGAAGGAAAAGGACATTGGGAGCCTCTTGCTCGAAAAGCGGCCGCGCAGACGCGGCCTTTGCCCTCAGGTGGATCAGGAAATGTGGCTTGTCAACTGCGGGGGCGGGCACGCGCGACGATTTGATCGCCGCGCGGTCGGCCTTTCAAGGACGCTCGCGCACGTCCGCATGCACCGCATGATGCGACAGCAGCAGCACCACGAGGAAAAGCACCGGCAGGAGGGCGAAGATCAGCGCGAAGCCGACATGCTCGGCGATGAAGCCGATGACCGACGGGGCGAAGAGCGAGCCGGAATAGCCCATGACCGTCGTCACCGACAGCGCCACGCCCTGCGCGAAGCCCGGCAGGTTGCCGGCGGCGGAAAAGGCGATCGGCACCATGTTGGAAATACCGACGCCGCAGAGCGCGAAGCCCACCATGGCCACATAGGCGTTCGGCGCCGTGCCCGCGACCACCATGCCGATGATGGCGATAACCGTGCAGGTGCGCAGCGTCTTCACCGCGCCGAAACGGTCGCGCACATGGTCGCCGGCAAAGCGCATGACGGCCATGGTCAGCGAGAAGGTGCCGAAGGCAAAACCCGAAAGGGCGAGCGACGCGCCCAATTCCTTGCGCATGTAGAGCGCGCCCCAGTCGAGGATCGCGCCTTCCGGCACCATGCAGAACAGCGCCATCAGGCCGATCAGCCAGGGCAGCGGCGTCATCGGCAGGCGCACCTTCTGGCGCTCCTCGCTCGGATGCGGCGCATCGTGCAGGATATGCGGCCAGATGAAGACGAGCAGCACCGCCCCGGCGACCGTGAGCAGAGCGGCATGGCCCAACACGCCGAGCGCGCCCATGAGGAAGCCGCCGGTCGTCGCGCCGATGAAGGCCCCGAGGCTCCAGAAGGCATGGCAGGACGACATGATCGCCCGGCGCATCGACTTCTCCACCTCCACCGCATTGCCGTTCATGGCGACGTCCATCGCCCCCATCAGCCCGCCGAAGAAGAAGATGGCGATGGCCCCGAGCAGGATGGTCGGCGTGAGCGACAGGAGCAGCATGGTGGACAGGAACAGGATCGTCGCGCCCTTGACCGTGCGCGTCGTGCCGAAATGGGCGATCAGGATGCCGGCGATCGGCATCAGGATGATCGAGCCAATGCCGAAACACATGATCATCAGGCCGAGGCCGCCTTCGGTAAGGCCGAGGCGGCTGGCGAATTCCGGGATTTTCGGCGCCCAGGCGCCGGCGAAGGTGCCGTTCAGCAGGAAAAGCCCGGAGACGGCGAGCCGCGTCGGCGGAAAATAGGTCTTGACGAAGGATTTCTCGGCAAGGGCGGTTTCGGGGGTCGTCATGGGGAGGTCCATTGCTTGGGAGTTCGGAGCGGCTGGAGCATTTCCAGCAAAAGTGCGAAGCGGTTTTGCGTCCGGAAATGCGCAAACATTCAGACGGCCCTGAGGATATCGATGCCTGCCGCGGCCAGCGCGGCGGCTTCCGTCTCGTCGGCGTCCGCCTCGATCACGGCATGGGCGACGCGGGAAAGCGGCACGACCGAATAGGGCGCGGCGGCGGAGAGCTTGTCATTGGTGATCGCAACC
Protein-coding sequences here:
- a CDS encoding LysE family translocator, with protein sequence MTDLTPYLPQLAVAWTAYFIATASPGPAIIAIIATSISQGRRAGLALASGVLTGSYIWAILTASGLSALIRTYGEAIVVLKIVGGCYLLWLAWNAYRAARKSEETYRAQMAALPALSPRKQYLKGLGIHLTNPKAIFNWIMLTSLGMPPGAPGGVMATFIAGCMVIGVCVFLGFALVFSLGPVHRAYLKARRGIEGVMAAFFAFAGFKLLTSRI
- a CDS encoding MFS transporter, whose protein sequence is MDLPMTTPETALAEKSFVKTYFPPTRLAVSGLFLLNGTFAGAWAPKIPEFASRLGLTEGGLGLMIMCFGIGSIILMPIAGILIAHFGTTRTVKGATILFLSTMLLLSLTPTILLGAIAIFFFGGLMGAMDVAMNGNAVEVEKSMRRAIMSSCHAFWSLGAFIGATTGGFLMGALGVLGHAALLTVAGAVLLVFIWPHILHDAPHPSEERQKVRLPMTPLPWLIGLMALFCMVPEGAILDWGALYMRKELGASLALSGFAFGTFSLTMAVMRFAGDHVRDRFGAVKTLRTCTVIAIIGMVVAGTAPNAYVAMVGFALCGVGISNMVPIAFSAAGNLPGFAQGVALSVTTVMGYSGSLFAPSVIGFIAEHVGFALIFALLPVLFLVVLLLSHHAVHADVRERP
- the ispG gene encoding flavodoxin-dependent (E)-4-hydroxy-3-methylbut-2-enyl-diphosphate synthase; this encodes MSFSFDFEPKPRRQSVGVDVGGVLVGGGAPVVVQSMTNTDTADIDGTVAQVAALHRAGSEIVRITVDRDESAAAVPKIRERLLRLGLDVPLVGDFHYIGHKLLADHPACAEALAKYRINPGNVGFKDKKDRQFAAIVETAIRHDKPVRIGVNWGSLDQELLTRLMDENQDKGSPLTAQQVMREAICQSALLSAELAEEIGLPRDHIILSAKVSNVQDLIAVYAMLSARSDHALHLGLTEAGMGTKGVVASSASLGILMQQGIGDTIRISLTPEPGGDRTREVQVAQELLQVMGFRQFIPVVAACPGCGRTTSTVFQELAQKIQDDIRKNMPVWREKYPGVEGLKVAVMGCIVNGPGESKHADIGISLPGTGELPIAPVYVDGKKAMTLRGTDIAGEFEALVNDYIEKRYGQGQAAAE